The genomic region AATGATAGGGGGAGGAGGCGGCGGCGGCCATGATACTGCAGGTGTTGCTGAAGGGACAGGTAAACCAAAGGATGTATTAAAAATAACACTAAATATTCTTGAAAGAATACTCCGGAAATTAAACAATAAATAAGTTTTATAATACCTTAACCATATTTCCCTTATGAGAAGATAAATGTGGATTAACAATTATGTTTGGCTACATGTTTATAAGATAAGGGTTGATCAAAAATGGTTCGATACAAGCAAACAATGGAAATACTTAAAATAATGAGAAATCTTGAACAAGTAAGAAACATAGGTATTACTGCTCACGTAGACCACGGCAAAACAACATTATCTGACAGCTTATTGGCAGCAGCAGGTATAATTTCAGAGAAAATAGCAGGCGAAGCTCTAGCACTAGACTACCTAGATGTTGAGCAGAGAAGAGGAATAACAGTTAAGTCAGCAAACATTAGCCTATACCACGAATACAAGGGTAAACCATATGTTATCAACTTAATAGACACTCCTGGACACGTAGATTTCTCCGCAAAAACAACTCGTGCAATGAGAGTAATTGATGGAGCAATCCTAGTTGTTGACGCTGTAGAAGGTGTTATGACTCAGACAGAAATGTATCTCAGAGCAGCACTTGAAGAACGTGTGAGACCAGTTTTATTCATAAACAAAGTAGATAGATTAATCAAAGAATTAAGATTATCACCACAAGAAATACAGCAGAGATTTGTCCAGATAATTAAGGAAGTAAACCAATTAATAGCAATGTATGCTGATAAAGAATTCAAGACAAAATGGCAACTAGATCCTGCTAAGGGACAAGTAGCTTTTGGATCAGCACGTGATAGATGGGGATTTACTGTTCCAATGGCTAAGCAGAAGGGTATAAAGTTCAGCGATATAGTTGATCTATATAAGAAGGGAAAAGAAGCCTTACCAGAACTACAGAAACTTGCTCCTCTACACGAAGCCGTTCTAGATATGGTTGTAAAGTTTATTCCTAACCCACGTGAAGCCCAGAAGTATAGATTGCCTAAGATATGGCATGGCGACCTAAACTCTGAAATCGGCAAGGCAATGCTGGAAACAGATCCTAATGGACCACTTGTTATGCTCGTAAACGATGTAAGGATCGATCCACATGCAGGATTAGTTGCTACAGGCAGAGTATTCTCTGGAACACTTCGTGCAGGAGAAGAAGTCTGGTTAGTGAACGCTAGAATGAAACAGAAAGTTCTACAAGTAAGCCTCTATATGGGACCTTATCGTGAATTAGCCGATGAAATAGTTGCTGGAAACATTGCAGCAGTGCTAGGATTAGATAAGGCTCGTGCTGGAGAAACTGTTGTAGCTGTTGAGTACAAGGATATGATGACGCCCTTCGAAAAGCTTAGAATGATTAGTGAACCGGTAGTTACTGTAGCTATAGAGCCTAAGAATCCACGTGATCTACCAAAGCTTATTGATGCACTCCATAAGCTGAGCATTGAGGATCCAAGTCTTGTTGTACGAATCAATGAGGAAACAGGTGAATACCTACTAAGTGGTATGGGACCACTACATATTGAGATAGCCTTAACGTTTCTAAAAGAAAACTATGGATTAGATGTTATTGCTTCACAACCGATCATAGTGTATCGTGAAAGCATTCGTGATAAGAGCCGGGTATTTGAGGGTAAATCACCTAATAAGCATAACAAGCTATATATTAGTGTTGAGCCTTTAGATGAGAAAACAATATCGTTAATTCATGATGGAATTATAACTGAAGATATGGATCCTAAGCAGAGAGCTAAGGTTCTCAGAGAAGAAGCTGGATGGCCCACTGATCAAGCTAGGCGTATATGGGCTATTGATGAAAACATCAATGTCTTCGTAGATTTAACTACTGGTGTACAGCATCTTAGAGAGGTTAAGGATACAATTATTCAAGGATTCAGATTAGCAATGAGAGAAGGGCCACTAGCTATGGAGCCTGTTCGTGGAGTAAAGGTTATATTACATGATGCTATAATCCATGAAGACCCGGCACACCGTGGTCCTGGACAAATATATCCCGCTGTTCGCAACGCTATATATGCTGGTATGTTAACTGCTAAGCCAACATTGTTAGAGCCTATACAGAAACTAGATATTAAAGCACCTATGGAGTATCTTGGAAATATAACTACTATAATCACGAAGAAACGTGGTAAAATCCTGCAAGTCCTACAACAAGGCGCTGTTGCTAGAATAATTGCTGAGATACCAGTTGCTGAAACATTTGATCTTGCTGAGCAACTGC from Staphylothermus marinus F1 harbors:
- a CDS encoding elongation factor EF-2 — protein: MVRYKQTMEILKIMRNLEQVRNIGITAHVDHGKTTLSDSLLAAAGIISEKIAGEALALDYLDVEQRRGITVKSANISLYHEYKGKPYVINLIDTPGHVDFSAKTTRAMRVIDGAILVVDAVEGVMTQTEMYLRAALEERVRPVLFINKVDRLIKELRLSPQEIQQRFVQIIKEVNQLIAMYADKEFKTKWQLDPAKGQVAFGSARDRWGFTVPMAKQKGIKFSDIVDLYKKGKEALPELQKLAPLHEAVLDMVVKFIPNPREAQKYRLPKIWHGDLNSEIGKAMLETDPNGPLVMLVNDVRIDPHAGLVATGRVFSGTLRAGEEVWLVNARMKQKVLQVSLYMGPYRELADEIVAGNIAAVLGLDKARAGETVVAVEYKDMMTPFEKLRMISEPVVTVAIEPKNPRDLPKLIDALHKLSIEDPSLVVRINEETGEYLLSGMGPLHIEIALTFLKENYGLDVIASQPIIVYRESIRDKSRVFEGKSPNKHNKLYISVEPLDEKTISLIHDGIITEDMDPKQRAKVLREEAGWPTDQARRIWAIDENINVFVDLTTGVQHLREVKDTIIQGFRLAMREGPLAMEPVRGVKVILHDAIIHEDPAHRGPGQIYPAVRNAIYAGMLTAKPTLLEPIQKLDIKAPMEYLGNITTIITKKRGKILQVLQQGAVARIIAEIPVAETFDLAEQLRGATAGKAIWGQEFSRWAPVPDSMLLDLVRKIRERKGLKPEPPRPEDFIGF